A single genomic interval of uncultured Pseudodesulfovibrio sp. harbors:
- the feoB gene encoding ferrous iron transport protein B — MGTKNLLVALAGQPNCGKSTVFNMLTGARQHVANYPGVTVEKKTGFFDLGESRVELVDLPGTYSLTSYSLEERVARDFLLGDNPGVVIDVADASNLKRNLYLTLQLLEMEVPTILNLNMMDVAERRGQVLDVQKLENLLGTPVVPTTAKKGLGDDALREAVSRLAVKRPEKAFRVDYGPLEETISELESMLAEDPVLSVQYPVRWFAIKLLEGDAEAVELLRRTHPDFERVLTHTETCREHFKEQNGNAVERHIAFVRHGLCARMARETVALPEERHRSVSDLADRYVCNRYLGPIILIAILFILYEVSIVFGGWLAIEVWPIWGGLENFVADILPQAGFLTDPLLRSLSVWVVKSITAILNYLPIFFLLFALIAVLEDSGYMPRMAFILDRLFRRFGLHGQSTLPMILGGVYVGGCAIPGVMATKAIPDERARLATILIVPMMNCLAKVPLYLILIGAYFADVGGLAMFFIATVTLFMALPVAKLLSMTVLRKRASAPFIMEMPPYHVPTISGVLRRATERIWLFMKKIVTVVAAVAVVVFVLINFPGLSEERQAYFDGVRDKAVTKFVTQVNKTQYKGLITETNVTDVILFGEALKQAKRGITDKEKSAEVNAEFEAKNSVYYAVVKRVGKDGKKLNKALKKVIKVRKKLRREMRAERFESSFLGSMGRALEPVTQWAGFNWRINIALLSAFAAKENSAATLGSIYGIDDSGQSVQDSMKAGESGFTPLHALALMLFMALYPPCVPASIMVRHQANSTKWMLFSIGYQTLLGLFVSSLVFTGGTLLGLTGFQAMWAFYALCVAATIGMALIPTPEEKEVKSSVKATTETC; from the coding sequence ATGGGGACAAAAAATCTTCTTGTTGCCCTTGCCGGACAACCCAATTGCGGTAAATCAACCGTTTTCAACATGCTCACCGGTGCCCGCCAGCATGTGGCCAACTATCCCGGTGTGACCGTTGAGAAGAAAACGGGGTTTTTTGATTTGGGCGAATCCCGTGTTGAACTGGTCGATTTGCCGGGTACGTACAGCCTGACTTCCTATTCCCTTGAAGAACGAGTGGCCCGTGATTTTCTGCTGGGGGACAACCCCGGAGTAGTGATTGATGTGGCCGATGCGTCCAATCTTAAGCGCAATCTCTATCTCACGCTGCAACTGCTTGAGATGGAGGTGCCGACCATTCTCAATCTGAACATGATGGATGTGGCCGAGCGCAGGGGACAGGTGCTTGATGTCCAAAAGCTGGAAAATCTGCTTGGTACTCCGGTGGTTCCTACGACGGCCAAGAAGGGGCTCGGCGATGATGCTCTGCGTGAGGCTGTCAGCAGGCTGGCTGTGAAGCGGCCGGAGAAAGCGTTCAGAGTGGATTACGGTCCGCTTGAGGAGACCATTTCGGAGCTTGAGAGTATGCTGGCCGAGGACCCGGTTCTCAGCGTCCAGTATCCGGTTCGGTGGTTTGCCATCAAACTGCTTGAAGGGGACGCCGAGGCCGTTGAGTTGCTGAGGCGGACGCATCCTGATTTTGAACGGGTGCTCACGCATACGGAAACCTGCCGGGAGCATTTCAAGGAACAGAACGGCAATGCCGTTGAGCGGCATATCGCCTTTGTCCGTCATGGCCTCTGCGCCAGAATGGCCCGTGAAACAGTGGCCTTGCCGGAGGAGCGGCACCGCAGCGTTTCCGATCTCGCTGACCGGTATGTCTGCAACCGGTACCTCGGCCCGATCATTCTGATAGCCATCCTGTTCATACTGTATGAGGTCTCCATCGTGTTCGGCGGCTGGCTTGCCATCGAAGTCTGGCCCATTTGGGGCGGCTTGGAAAACTTTGTTGCCGACATACTGCCGCAGGCCGGTTTCCTGACGGATCCGCTTTTGCGTTCATTGAGCGTGTGGGTGGTCAAGTCGATAACGGCCATTCTGAATTACCTGCCGATTTTCTTTTTGCTGTTCGCGCTCATAGCCGTTCTTGAGGACAGCGGATACATGCCGCGCATGGCGTTCATCCTTGACCGCCTGTTCCGTCGTTTCGGGCTGCACGGGCAGTCCACGCTGCCCATGATTCTCGGCGGCGTGTACGTGGGGGGGTGCGCCATTCCCGGCGTCATGGCCACCAAGGCCATCCCGGATGAGCGGGCGCGGCTGGCAACCATTCTCATCGTTCCGATGATGAACTGCCTTGCCAAGGTGCCGCTGTATCTCATTCTGATCGGGGCCTATTTCGCAGATGTCGGCGGGCTGGCCATGTTCTTCATTGCGACCGTGACCCTGTTCATGGCGCTGCCTGTGGCCAAGCTGCTTTCCATGACGGTCCTTCGAAAACGTGCGAGTGCGCCGTTTATCATGGAAATGCCGCCGTATCATGTCCCCACCATTTCCGGGGTGCTGCGACGAGCAACCGAACGCATCTGGCTGTTCATGAAGAAGATCGTCACCGTAGTCGCTGCCGTGGCCGTGGTGGTGTTCGTGCTCATCAACTTTCCGGGGCTGTCCGAGGAACGTCAGGCCTATTTTGACGGTGTCCGCGACAAGGCTGTGACCAAGTTTGTCACGCAGGTGAACAAGACCCAGTACAAGGGGCTTATCACCGAAACCAATGTCACTGACGTCATCCTGTTTGGTGAAGCGTTGAAGCAGGCCAAACGGGGAATAACGGACAAGGAGAAGTCTGCCGAGGTCAATGCCGAGTTCGAGGCGAAAAATTCCGTGTATTACGCTGTGGTCAAGCGTGTCGGCAAAGACGGGAAGAAGCTGAACAAGGCGCTCAAGAAGGTCATCAAGGTTCGCAAGAAACTGCGGCGCGAGATGCGTGCGGAACGGTTCGAAAGCAGTTTCCTCGGCTCCATGGGGCGTGCGCTTGAGCCAGTTACGCAATGGGCTGGCTTCAACTGGCGCATCAATATCGCGCTCCTGTCCGCCTTTGCTGCCAAGGAAAATTCCGCTGCCACCCTTGGTTCCATCTACGGCATCGACGATTCCGGACAGTCCGTGCAGGACAGCATGAAGGCCGGGGAGAGCGGGTTTACTCCGCTGCACGCCTTGGCGCTCATGCTCTTCATGGCATTGTATCCGCCGTGCGTACCTGCCTCCATCATGGTCCGGCATCAGGCCAATTCAACGAAGTGGATGCTGTTTTCCATCGGCTATCAGACGCTTCTCGGTCTGTTTGTCTCCAGTTTGGTCTTCACCGGAGGAACCCTGCTCGGTTTGACCGGTTTCCAGGCCATGTGGGCATTCTACGCATTGTGCGTGGCAGCTACCATCGGCATGGCCCTGATCCCGACGCCTGAGGAAAAGGAAGTTAAATCCAGTGTCAAAGCGACTACTGAGACGTGTTAA
- a CDS encoding FeoA family protein yields the protein MTLDELKPGTRCVMSDITVDGSLGQRLMDLGFYPGAEIEIVRNAPLVDPVELHLDGYHVSIRHNEAKHIEVDG from the coding sequence ATGACTCTTGATGAATTGAAGCCGGGAACCCGGTGCGTGATGTCCGATATTACCGTGGATGGCTCTCTTGGCCAGCGGCTGATGGATCTCGGGTTTTATCCGGGCGCGGAGATTGAAATCGTACGCAACGCGCCGCTGGTTGATCCTGTTGAGCTTCATCTTGACGGCTACCATGTTTCCATTCGGCATAACGAGGCGAAACATATCGAGGTGGATGGGTAA
- a CDS encoding FeoA family protein yields the protein MQTHKTLKSVIPGKTAFVVAVAAGFRARNRLESMGIIPGVEVDVLNNGNGPMIVSVGEGRVMVERGIAEKVLVA from the coding sequence ATGCAAACGCACAAAACTCTGAAGTCCGTGATTCCGGGAAAGACGGCCTTTGTCGTGGCCGTGGCTGCCGGGTTCAGGGCGCGGAATCGTCTGGAGTCCATGGGGATTATTCCCGGTGTCGAAGTGGATGTTCTGAACAACGGCAACGGTCCCATGATCGTGTCGGTTGGAGAGGGGCGAGTCATGGTTGAACGCGGTATCGCGGAAAAGGTGCTTGTGGCCTGA
- a CDS encoding transcriptional repressor, producing the protein MKEALKSFKDYLSSNHLKLTQQRLLIFKVFMSDDEEMSSEQLLEAVQDIDETVSRSTVYRTVKHLHNAGIARCLHRSDGSTHYEPMGDHYSQMICERCGRSIPIKNPYIDCLQQETARQQGFILFRYQTVFYGLCSRCSEQPCPSKMKTACQTDRQ; encoded by the coding sequence ATGAAAGAAGCTCTCAAATCATTCAAGGACTACCTCTCAAGCAACCACCTCAAGCTCACACAGCAGAGGCTTCTCATCTTCAAGGTCTTCATGAGCGATGATGAAGAAATGAGTTCGGAACAACTCCTTGAGGCGGTGCAGGACATAGACGAAACAGTCAGCCGCTCCACCGTCTACCGCACCGTCAAGCACCTGCACAACGCGGGCATTGCCAGATGCCTCCATCGCAGCGACGGCTCAACTCACTATGAACCCATGGGGGACCATTACAGCCAGATGATCTGTGAGCGGTGCGGGAGAAGCATCCCGATCAAGAATCCCTACATAGACTGTCTGCAACAGGAAACGGCGCGGCAACAGGGGTTCATCCTCTTCCGCTACCAGACCGTCTTTTACGGGCTTTGCAGCCGATGCAGCGAACAGCCGTGCCCTTCAAAAATGAAAACAGCCTGCCAGACCGACAGGCAATAA
- a CDS encoding FmdE family protein, with protein MGDQTYEIRGDELPIGQYSYKEFRDMATLFHNYPAPGLMLGGYMVEAAKALMADDVLYEVLAETPWCLPDAAQMLTPCTIGNGWLKVVNLGRYAVSLYDKYTGEGVRVSVCPKKLEEYGEFKTWLYKLKPKPEQDTPLLQRQIAMAGASVCNVERITVTKRTMKKRSKGGIIDCPVCGEPYPEFHGAICRACQGETPYVQSLTKTTPIEVPEAIKSVPIEEAVGEEALHDMTRIEPGKSKGPAFKKGHTFEVGDLCRLQRIGKNSVYVAEGDVGEEWVHENDCARSFAAAMCGENVAAKAEPSEGKVEIVSTAAGMLVVDARRLEAFNHVPGVMAASRKGFSLVSDDVSVAGTRAIPLYLQRTDFENAMRVLEDGPVFSVQPLRVAKAGVLITGNEVFDGLIQDRFEGIIEAKLASLGSKIGKTIICPDDRERIAAAANSLVDDGCDLIITTAGLSVDPDDVTRLGLLDAGLTDILHGAPILPGAMTLLGKIRDVQTLGVPACALFHKHTSLDLLLPRLLAGLDVTRTDLARIGNGGMCMECTHCSFPKCPFGK; from the coding sequence ATGGGAGATCAGACATACGAAATAAGAGGCGATGAACTGCCGATCGGGCAGTACAGCTATAAGGAATTCAGGGACATGGCTACACTTTTTCACAATTATCCGGCTCCGGGATTGATGCTGGGCGGGTACATGGTGGAAGCGGCCAAGGCGCTCATGGCTGACGATGTCCTGTACGAGGTTCTCGCGGAGACACCGTGGTGTCTGCCCGATGCGGCGCAGATGCTCACTCCCTGCACCATCGGCAACGGCTGGCTCAAGGTGGTCAATCTCGGACGGTACGCTGTTTCCTTGTATGATAAATATACCGGCGAGGGCGTGCGCGTGAGCGTCTGTCCGAAAAAGCTGGAGGAGTACGGCGAGTTCAAGACATGGCTCTACAAGCTCAAGCCCAAACCGGAGCAGGATACGCCGCTTTTGCAACGCCAGATTGCCATGGCCGGAGCTTCGGTCTGCAATGTTGAGCGCATTACGGTAACCAAACGGACCATGAAGAAGCGCAGCAAGGGCGGCATTATCGACTGTCCGGTCTGCGGCGAGCCGTATCCGGAATTTCACGGGGCCATCTGCCGTGCCTGTCAGGGCGAGACACCGTATGTCCAGTCGCTGACCAAGACGACTCCCATCGAGGTGCCGGAAGCCATCAAGTCCGTTCCCATCGAAGAGGCTGTCGGAGAAGAGGCATTGCATGACATGACCCGCATCGAACCGGGCAAGAGCAAGGGGCCAGCCTTCAAGAAAGGCCATACCTTCGAAGTCGGCGATCTGTGTCGCCTCCAGCGAATCGGCAAAAATTCGGTCTACGTGGCCGAAGGCGACGTCGGCGAAGAGTGGGTGCATGAAAACGATTGTGCCCGCAGTTTTGCCGCCGCCATGTGCGGCGAAAACGTGGCAGCCAAGGCCGAACCCAGCGAGGGCAAAGTGGAGATCGTGTCCACGGCCGCAGGAATGCTGGTCGTTGACGCCCGCCGCCTTGAAGCGTTCAACCATGTCCCCGGCGTCATGGCTGCAAGCAGAAAGGGTTTTTCCCTTGTCTCCGATGATGTCAGTGTGGCCGGAACCCGTGCCATCCCGCTGTATCTGCAACGCACTGATTTTGAAAACGCCATGCGCGTGCTGGAAGACGGCCCGGTCTTCAGCGTCCAGCCTCTGCGTGTCGCAAAAGCCGGGGTTCTGATTACAGGCAACGAGGTCTTTGACGGCCTGATTCAGGATAGGTTCGAAGGCATTATCGAAGCCAAGCTCGCCTCTCTGGGCAGCAAGATCGGAAAGACGATCATTTGCCCGGATGATCGGGAGCGCATTGCTGCGGCAGCCAATTCCCTTGTGGACGACGGCTGTGACCTCATCATCACCACTGCGGGACTGTCCGTGGACCCGGACGACGTCACCCGGCTCGGCCTGCTGGATGCCGGATTGACCGATATCCTGCACGGCGCTCCGATTCTGCCGGGAGCCATGACCCTGCTTGGCAAAATCAGAGACGTGCAGACGCTCGGAGTTCCGGCATGCGCCCTGTTCCACAAGCATACGAGTCTCGATCTGCTGTTGCCGCGCCTGCTGGCCGGGCTGGACGTGACCCGGACCGATCTGGCGCGTATCGGCAACGGCGGCATGTGCATGGAGTGCACCCACTGTTCGTTCCCGAAATGCCCGTTCGGCAAGTAG
- a CDS encoding LytTR family DNA-binding domain-containing protein, with amino-acid sequence MQIRTLIVDDEAPARNELAYLLASYPDLEIQEAQTAASALDIIRNDSPDLVFLDIQMPERDGFDVLREARCLPNPPLFVFVTAYDQYAVRAFEKNAVDYLLKPIAAERLQMSIERVREILDRKDRESDSQPELQELLNTVQKGQALPRLTVERNGRIQLIDYDDIVYFECSDRKIIANTREESFPCHGLTALDEVEARVTSLPFLRINRSTVVNLNKVREFTPWTGGKYCLILDDDASTELTLSRSRVREFKQRLGL; translated from the coding sequence ATGCAGATACGCACCCTGATAGTTGATGACGAAGCACCGGCTCGTAACGAGCTGGCCTATCTGCTCGCCAGCTACCCGGATCTCGAGATTCAGGAGGCCCAGACTGCGGCAAGTGCACTCGACATCATCCGCAACGACTCGCCCGACCTCGTGTTTCTGGACATCCAGATGCCGGAGCGGGACGGGTTCGACGTACTGCGGGAGGCCCGCTGCCTTCCCAACCCACCCCTGTTTGTATTTGTCACCGCGTATGACCAATACGCTGTCCGCGCATTTGAAAAAAACGCGGTGGACTATCTGCTCAAGCCGATCGCCGCAGAACGCTTGCAGATGAGCATCGAACGGGTCCGGGAAATCCTCGACAGGAAGGATCGCGAAAGCGACTCTCAACCGGAACTGCAAGAGCTGCTGAATACGGTACAGAAAGGTCAGGCCCTTCCTCGTCTCACTGTTGAGCGCAATGGACGCATTCAACTCATCGACTACGACGATATCGTTTATTTCGAATGCAGCGACCGCAAGATCATAGCCAACACCCGCGAAGAAAGCTTCCCCTGCCACGGGCTGACAGCCCTTGATGAAGTGGAAGCGCGTGTCACCTCACTCCCCTTCCTGCGTATCAACCGCAGCACCGTGGTCAATCTCAACAAAGTCCGCGAATTCACCCCGTGGACCGGCGGAAAATACTGTCTCATCCTCGACGACGACGCATCCACCGAACTCACGCTCAGCCGAAGCCGCGTCCGGGAATTCAAACAACGGCTCGGACTCTGA
- a CDS encoding histidine kinase produces MRKGDRIVGCLKFYGTEDIQLHTTHFELAKGLAGLFSTQLELQDIQTKNQLLARAEIRRLQTQINPHFLFNALNTIGSFCRTKPERARSLLSELAMYMRRNLDAGDGFARIGSELDQIRSYLEIEQARFGDRVRSRWHLEPGVEDIKIPSLIIQPLVENGVKHGILGRDEGGTISITIGRQNGLLRVDIEDDGVGMDAETLRGVLLSEGDFAGDDHIGVRNCNQRLEQIYGPAHTLSISSRPGEGTLVSFTIPS; encoded by the coding sequence ATGCGAAAGGGCGACCGGATCGTCGGCTGCCTCAAATTTTACGGAACCGAAGACATTCAGCTTCATACCACCCACTTTGAGCTTGCCAAAGGGCTGGCTGGACTTTTTTCCACCCAACTCGAATTGCAGGATATCCAGACAAAAAACCAATTGCTTGCACGAGCGGAAATCCGCCGGCTCCAAACCCAGATCAACCCGCATTTCCTGTTCAATGCGCTGAACACCATCGGCTCGTTCTGCCGCACCAAACCGGAACGCGCACGCTCCCTGCTTTCCGAGCTCGCCATGTACATGCGCCGCAACCTCGACGCTGGCGACGGATTCGCCCGCATCGGATCGGAGCTCGACCAGATCCGCTCCTATCTGGAAATCGAACAGGCCCGTTTCGGTGACCGGGTCCGCAGCCGCTGGCATCTGGAACCCGGCGTCGAAGACATCAAGATTCCCTCACTCATCATCCAGCCTCTGGTGGAAAACGGCGTCAAACACGGCATTCTCGGCCGCGATGAAGGCGGCACCATTTCCATAACCATCGGTCGCCAGAACGGATTGCTCCGGGTGGATATCGAGGATGACGGGGTCGGCATGGATGCCGAAACCCTGCGCGGCGTACTTCTGAGCGAAGGAGATTTCGCCGGGGACGATCACATCGGAGTCAGGAACTGCAACCAACGGCTTGAACAGATTTACGGCCCCGCCCACACCCTGTCCATTTCCAGCCGTCCGGGCGAGGGAACTCTCGTTTCGTTCACGATTCCAAGCTGA
- a CDS encoding FkbM family methyltransferase, which translates to MRLPDMIRQAHLLRPNSFPNSHSLAIVCYAEALKDIPDSFWETAKAAYLIDHNPAVHDFFEKPNSDSSLRLPLHPLTALKENYSCDVAFFHPHYTYSLLVAPALRLLPLGIESFYNCIPIPHNVGITTTHIPDYFTSNQESLEYTFQSLQDDKSKRIFASRIRAIETGNIGYVELSEYPEYFHPEVQPSNEDIVIDGGVSANIRPQIMFSKAVGKKGRIFGFEPDPVGLCEANDQLEKSQANENYKLIPLGLWDKKDTLFFELNGQGTHVDTTQNAHSVRCDVVSIDEFVSSSRIKKVDFIKLDVEGAEANVLKGALKTISKFKPKLAISIYHEPQDLYYLPKLIHEIEKQYKFFLGQHHATLHETILYAKPCP; encoded by the coding sequence TTGCGACTTCCAGACATGATCAGACAAGCTCACCTCTTGAGGCCGAATTCTTTTCCCAATTCACACAGTCTTGCCATCGTCTGCTATGCCGAAGCCTTGAAAGACATACCGGATTCCTTTTGGGAAACAGCCAAAGCCGCTTATCTCATCGATCATAACCCTGCTGTTCACGACTTTTTCGAAAAGCCAAATTCCGACAGTTCACTCAGGCTCCCTCTGCATCCTTTAACAGCTCTGAAAGAAAACTATTCCTGTGATGTTGCTTTCTTTCATCCGCACTATACTTACAGCTTGTTAGTCGCGCCGGCCCTCCGATTGCTTCCCCTTGGAATTGAGTCCTTTTACAACTGCATACCGATTCCACACAACGTAGGCATAACAACGACTCATATTCCCGATTATTTCACTTCCAACCAGGAAAGCCTTGAATACACCTTCCAGAGCCTTCAGGATGACAAAAGCAAACGGATTTTTGCTTCAAGAATTCGGGCAATTGAAACCGGAAACATCGGATATGTCGAACTGTCAGAATATCCTGAATACTTTCACCCGGAGGTACAGCCTTCAAACGAAGATATCGTCATTGACGGGGGTGTTTCAGCAAACATTCGTCCACAGATCATGTTTTCGAAGGCAGTTGGTAAAAAGGGAAGAATTTTCGGATTTGAACCGGATCCGGTAGGCCTCTGTGAAGCCAACGATCAATTGGAAAAAAGTCAGGCAAATGAGAATTACAAACTTATTCCGCTTGGACTGTGGGACAAAAAGGATACACTCTTTTTCGAACTCAACGGTCAGGGGACACATGTTGATACAACCCAGAATGCACATTCAGTAAGATGCGACGTCGTTTCCATAGATGAGTTCGTCAGTTCAAGCCGTATCAAAAAAGTGGACTTCATAAAGCTGGACGTGGAAGGAGCTGAAGCCAATGTTTTAAAAGGGGCTCTCAAGACCATTTCCAAATTCAAGCCCAAACTGGCTATTTCCATCTACCATGAACCTCAGGACCTGTATTATCTTCCCAAACTTATTCATGAAATTGAGAAACAGTACAAATTCTTTCTCGGCCAGCATCACGCAACGCTGCACGAAACAATTCTGTATGCCAAACCGTGCCCATAA